DNA sequence from the Actinomycetota bacterium genome:
CGCGGCGAGCGTCCGCGCGGATCACGACGACCGATACTGTCTCCCCGATCTTGGCAGCGCGAATGGCCGCGAACACGTCTTCGACGCCCTTGATCTCACGGCCGCGAATCTCCGTCATGATGTCCCCGCGCTGCAAACCGCCATCGTCAGCGGGCGAACCGGGCTCGACGAACCGGATGAGTGCGCCGCGCGTGACCGGCAGCTGGAACTGCGCGGCCAAGTTCTCGTCGATGGTCGTGCTCGACACGCCCATGTACGGGTGCACGGCACTCCCGGTCTCGATGAGTTGCTCGGCCACGCTCATTGCGAAGTCGACAGGAATCGCGAAGCCTATGCCTGCGGACTGAGGCGCGCCGACCGCTCCCGACGGCGACTGGATAAGCGTGTTGATGCCGATGAGCTTGCCCTGCTCGTCCACCAACGCACCACCGGAGTTGCCCGGGTTGATGGCCGCGTCGGTCTGGATGAGGTTCGTGTAGGCCGTGATGTCGGTGGCGCTCTCGGACAGACTCGACCGCTGCAACGCGGAGATGATACCCGCAGTCACGGTCTTCTCCAGTCCGAAAGGACTGCCGACCGCGACCACGAACTGGCCGACCCTCAGACTGGCCGAGGAACCGACCTCGATAGCAGGGTAGTCCCCTTCAGGAATGCTGAGCACGGCCATGTCTGTCGAGGGGTCGACGCCCACGACCTTCGCCTCCACGTCGTCGAGGCCCACGGTCACGATGATGCGGTCCGCGGCCTCGACCACATGGTTGTTCGTCAGCACGAACCCCTTGCTGTCGATGATGACGCCGCTCCCGTTGCCGACGTCGCGCATCTGAGTGTTGCCGGTGAACGGATCCACTGCGCGCCGCTGTATGGTGACGTTCACGACCGAGGGTGTGACCTTCTCCGCAACGGCTTCCGCGAAGTCGAGGTTGCTGTCAGGGGTGATGGTGATGTTGGCGGCCTTGGTAGTACCGGCCGGGGAGGACACGAAAGG
Encoded proteins:
- a CDS encoding trypsin-like peptidase domain-containing protein; translation: MDEYDENRFSGREDEAPVPEGIPEPTADEGDAISWMADPDAHLEETPSVDAPAYKTVVGPLPVCDYTGEPDDEPCEEPAVVKRWSGAAVITAAAIGSVVGGMLVAAALLWAFGALPGSRPFVSSPAGTTKAANITITPDSNLDFAEAVAEKVTPSVVNVTIQRRAVDPFTGNTQMRDVGNGSGVIIDSKGFVLTNNHVVEAADRIIVTVGLDDVEAKVVGVDPSTDMAVLSIPEGDYPAIEVGSSASLRVGQFVVAVGSPFGLEKTVTAGIISALQRSSLSESATDITAYTNLIQTDAAINPGNSGGALVDEQGKLIGINTLIQSPSGAVGAPQSAGIGFAIPVDFAMSVAEQLIETGSAVHPYMGVSSTTIDENLAAQFQLPVTRGALIRFVEPGSPADDGGLQRGDIMTEIRGREIKGVEDVFAAIRAAKIGETVSVVVIRADARRELSVTLGSDAQRQ